Proteins encoded within one genomic window of Anopheles gambiae chromosome 3, idAnoGambNW_F1_1, whole genome shotgun sequence:
- the LOC5668151 gene encoding uncharacterized protein LOC5668151, whose translation MDLLKKFMGLDGRKDDDDDNRKKKSTLKDEFRKPIWVEEDDSDDELFDNRKIYGVQIFTNPIEMQKYFEQQMQEMWKSLDEYDESVKMFDHDLKQDFLKPGFEESIRDIGKQMKPQDTDLDGEIYADQLHSLLQRITPDMKELMLKKRMERNDTVGASSAAARRKPTDEEKVMDLIHGITEQRNHPTGGTVSKPAMKRNHGGLGQRFPEGGLFEGAFQGPRMFGQSIISQTIRRPDGSYETRRTVRDSEGNTQTTVTLSTKDGRKETVTTYDEDAAFGGMKRSGSANGGGGGGHQRGDAELPTGALLALDGKFGLNNNGYVLPKNLW comes from the exons ATGGaccttttaaaaaaatttatGGGCTTAGACGGCCGGaaggacgacgatgacgataaCAG gaaGAAGAAATCAACGCTCAAGGACGAGTTCCGCAAGCCGATCTGGGTGGAGGAGGACGACAGCGACGACGAGCTGTTTGATAATCGCAAAATTTACGGTGTGCAAATTTTCACCAACCCGATCGAGATGCAGAAGTACTTCGAGCAGCAGATGCAGGAGATGTGGAAGTCGCTCGACGAGTACGACG AGTCTGTAAAGATGTTCGATCATGACTTGAAGCAAGACTTCCTGAAGCCAGGCTTTGAAGAATCGATCCGTGACATTGGCAAGCAGATGAAACCGCAAGACACCGATCTGGATGGAGA GATCTACGCCGATCAGCTGCATTCGCTGCTGCAGCGCATCACACCGGACATGAAGGAACTGATGCTGAAGAAGCGCATGGAGAGGAACGACACGGTTGGCGCTTCCAGCGCAGCCGCCCGCCGCAAGCCGACGGACGAGGAGAAGGTGATGGATCTGATTCATGGTATAACCGAGCAGAGGAACCACCCGACCGGCGGTACCGTCTCGAAGCCGGCGATGAAACGCAACCACGGTGGACTTGGGCAGCGTTTCCCCGAGGGGGGACTGTTTGAGGGTGCATTCCAGGGTCCGCGTATGTTCGGCCAAAGCATCATCTCGCAGACGATTCGCCGTCCCGATGGG TCATACGAAACACGTCGTACTGTTCGCGACTCCGAGGGCAACACGCAAACGACCGTTACACTGTCCACGAAGGATGGCCGCAAGGAAACGGTCACCACGTACGATGAGGATGCGGCCTTTGGTGGCATGAAGAGGAGCGGCAGCGCCAACGGTGGCGGCGGAGGAGGGCACCAGCGTGGGGACGCCGAGCTGCCGACCGGAGCACTGCTAGCACTGGATGGCAAGTTCGGCCTCAACAACAATGGTTATGTGCTGCCGAAGAACCTCTGGTGA
- the LOC1280030 gene encoding E3 ubiquitin-protein ligase Su(dx) isoform X1 translates to MDDGTIHQLIVIIEHATFRSNGFLKPNPYVEFSIDGKTSRKTDIIKNTNTPKWNERFTSIVSPGSVLHFRVLDHSSFRKDSLLGQQTVELAGILRHYNGVLELLELNMDLLIDGTGSSKTSEPRQPVKAGELVVVLDGLKIDMRHLGAGAGAMRGNETGTGSGMVNVNGQLSGGPSDLAPNGVHYHTLRSSILNGGIRARMRLRGTGGGSTSQQLQPASSSTGGMMNHALVPSSSSSSAAVQHHQSQHSPASHASQSNNNATSTASDCVSSSLNEFSIAGGSYGTMGNGIMTAGSSPNGGGGGGSSSGASSSTGAIRRSGINWDQQNVSPVASSTGYHARLGPVYSNSSQEGLINGVPGGGHTNTAMLPVAGGSPGGANNGGGADIPMPMGGSLTDQQLILQHQQQQQQNPIDDEPLPAGWEMRVDKFGRRYYVDHNTRSTYWEKPQPLPAGWEQRRDPRGRVYYVDHNTRTTTWQRPNSERLMHFQHWQGQRQHIISQGNQRFLYPQHAQQSNSISVAHEEDDGLGPLPDGWEKRVQPDNRVYFVNHKNRTTQWEDPRTQGQEVSMLAEGPLPPGWEIRYTANGERFFVDHNNRKTTFEDPRPGAPKGAKGVYGVPKAYERSFRWKLSQFRYLCQSNALASHIKITLTRQTLFEDSYHQIMRLPAYELRRRLYIIFRGEEGLDYGGVSREWFFLLSHEVLNPMYCLFEYANKNNYSLQINPASYVNPDHLQYFKFIGRFIAMALYHGRFIYSGFTMPFYKRMLNKKLTTKDIETIDPEFYNSLIWVRDNNIDECGLELWFSVDFEVLGQIIHHELKDNGDKERVTEENKEEYISLMTEWRMTRGIEEQTKTFLDGFNEVVPLEWLKYFDERELELMLCGMQEIDVDDWQRNSIYRHYNRNSKQVVWFWQFVRETDNEKRARLLQFVTGTCRVPVGGFAELMGSNGPQRFCIEKVGKDTWLPRSHTCFNRLDLPPYKSYDQLVEKLNYAIEETEGFGQE, encoded by the exons ATGGACGACGGTACCATCCATCAGCTGATTGTGATAA TCGAGCACGCCACCTTCCGGAGCAATGGCTTCCTGAAGCCCAACCCGTACGTCGAGTTTTCGATCGATGGCAAAACTTCACGCAAGACAGATATCAtcaaaaacaccaacacaccgaAATGGAACGAGCGGTTCACGAGCATCGTGTCGCCCGGCTCGGTGCTGCACTTTCGCGTCCTCGACCATTCGAGCTTCCGCAAGGATTCACTGCTCGGCCAGCAGACGGTCGAGCTGGCGGGCATTCTGCGACACTACAACGGTGTGCTCGAACTGCTCGAACTCAACATGGACCTGCTGATCGATGGGACGGGCTCGTCCAAAACGAGCGAACCGCGCCAGCCGGTCAAAGCGGGCGAGCTGGTGGTCGTGCTGGATGGTTTGAAGATCGATATGCGCCATTTGGGTGCGGGTGCGGGTGCAATGCGCGGCAATGAAACCGGTACCGGCAGCGGAATGGTCAACGTAAATGGG CAGCTGTCGGGCGGACCTAGCGATTTGGCGCCGAACGGTGTGCACTATCACACGCTACGGAGCAGCATACTGAACGGCGGCATTCGGGCGCGAATGCGTTTGCGAGGCACCGGAGGTGGCAGCACATCGCAACAGCTGCAGCCGGCGTCATCATCCACCGGTGGCATGATGAATCATGCACTAGTACCGTCATCCTCGTCCTCATCGGCGGCCGTGCAGCACCACCAGTCGCAACACTCGCCTGCTTCCCACGCTAGCCAAAGCAACAATAACGCCACGTCCACGGCGTCCGATtgtgtgtcgtcgtcgttaAACGAGTTCAGTATAGCGGGCGGATCGTACGGCACCATGGGCAACGGTATCATGACGGCCGGTTCCTCCCCgaacggtggcggcggtggaggcAGCTCGTCGGGCGCCTCCTCGTCGACGGGCGCTATCCGACGGAGTGGCATCAACTGGGATCAGCAGAACGTTTCACCGGTGGCCTCGTCCACGGGATACCACGCTCGCCTCGGTCCAGTGTATTCGAACTCGTCGCAGGAAGGCCTCATCAACGGTGTACCGGGTGggggacacacaaacacggccATGTTGCCGGTCGCAGGTGGAAGTCCTGGCGGTGCAaataatggtggtggtgccgatATACCGATGCCGATGGGCGGGAGCTTAACCGATCAGCAGCTTATactgcagcatcagcaacagcagcagcaaaatccCATCGACGACGAACCGCTACCGGCCGGGTGGGAGATGCGGGTGGACAAGTTCGGCCGGCGCTACTACGTCGATCACAACACGCGCTCGACGTATTGGGAGAAGCCGCAGCCGCTACCGGCTGGCTGGGAGCAGCGGCGCGATCCCCGCGGCCGTGTGTACTACGTGGATCATaacacgcgcaccaccacctGGCAGCGGCCGAACAGCGAGCGGCTGATGCACTTCCAGCACTGGCAGGGCCAGCGGCAGCACATCATCTCGCAGGGCAATCAGCGGTTCCTCTACCCCCAGCACGCCCAGCAATCGAACTCGATCTCGGTGGCGCACGAAGAGGACGATGGGCTGGGACCGCTGCCGGACGGATGGGAAAAGCGCGTCCAGCCGGACAATCGGGTGTACTTTGTGAACCATAAAAACCGCACCACCCAGTGGGAAGACCCGCGGACGCAGGGCCAGGAGGTGAGCATGCTGGCGGAGGGTCCACTGCCGCCCGGCTGGGAGATTCGCTACACCGCCAACGGGGAGCGGTTCTTCGTGGATCACAACAATCGTAAAACGACGTTTGAGGATCCGCGACCCGGCGCACCGAAGGGCGCGAAGGGTGTGTACGGTGTGCCGAAGGCGTACGAGCGCTCCTTCCGCTGGAAACTGAGCCAGTTCCGGTATCTGTGTCAGAGCAATGCGCTCGCGTCCCACATCAAAATAACGCTCACGCGGCAAACGCTGTTCGAGGATTCGTACCACCAGATCATGCGGCTGCCGGCGTACGAGCTGAGGCGCAGGCTGTACATTATCTTCCGCGGCGAAGAGGGGCTCGACTACGGCGGTGTATCGCGCGAGTGGTTCTTCCTGCTGTCGCACGAAGTGCTCAACCCAATGTACTGCCTGTTTGAGTACGCGAACAAGAACAACTACAGCCTGCAGATCAATCCGGCCAGCTACGTAAATCCGGACCACCTGCAGTACTTCAAGTTCATTGGGCGGTTCATCGCGATGGCACTGTACCATGGGCGGTTCATCTATTCCGGCTTCACGATGCCGTTCTACAAGCGTATGCTGAACAAGAAGCTAACGACCAAAGACATCGAAACGATCGATCCGGAGTTTTACAACTCGCTCATCTGGGTGCGGGACAACAACATCGACGAGTGCGGGCTGGAGCTGTGGTTCAGCGTCGATTTCGAGGTGCTGGGACAGATCATCCATCACGAGCTGAAGGATAACGGTGACAAGGAGCGCGTGACGGAGGAGAACAAGGAAGAGTACATCTCGCTCATGACCGAGTGGCGAATGACGAG GGGTATCGAGGAGCAGACCAAAACCTTCCTGGATGGGTTTAACGAGGTGGTGCCGCTCGAATGGTTAAAGTACTTTGATGAGCGCGAGCTGGAGCTAATGCTGTGCGGCATGCAGGAGATCGATGTGGACGACTGGCAGCGCAATTCCATCTATCGGCATTACAATCGCAACAGCAAACAGGTCGTTTGGTTCTGGCAG TTTGTGCGGGAAACGGACAACGAAAAGCGGGCCCGCCTGTTGCAGTTCGTTACCGGCACCTGCCGCGTACCGGTCGGCGGGTTCGCCGAGCTGATGGGCTCGAACGGGCCGCAGCGCTTCTGCATCGAGAAGGTGGGCAAGGACACGTGGCTGCCCCGATCGCACACGTGCTTCAATCGGTTAGATCTACCACCGTACAAGAGCTACGATCAGCTGGTAGAGAAGCTAAACTATGCGATCGAAGAGACTGAAGGTTTCGGGCAGGAGTAA
- the LOC1280030 gene encoding E3 ubiquitin-protein ligase Su(dx) isoform X2, translated as MDDGTIHQLIVIIEHATFRSNGFLKPNPYVEFSIDGKTSRKTDIIKNTNTPKWNERFTSIVSPGSVLHFRVLDHSSFRKDSLLGQQTVELAGILRHYNGVLELLELNMDLLIDGTGSSKTSEPRQPVKAGELVVVLDGLKIDMRHLGAGAGAMRGNETGTGSGMVNVNGLSGGPSDLAPNGVHYHTLRSSILNGGIRARMRLRGTGGGSTSQQLQPASSSTGGMMNHALVPSSSSSSAAVQHHQSQHSPASHASQSNNNATSTASDCVSSSLNEFSIAGGSYGTMGNGIMTAGSSPNGGGGGGSSSGASSSTGAIRRSGINWDQQNVSPVASSTGYHARLGPVYSNSSQEGLINGVPGGGHTNTAMLPVAGGSPGGANNGGGADIPMPMGGSLTDQQLILQHQQQQQQNPIDDEPLPAGWEMRVDKFGRRYYVDHNTRSTYWEKPQPLPAGWEQRRDPRGRVYYVDHNTRTTTWQRPNSERLMHFQHWQGQRQHIISQGNQRFLYPQHAQQSNSISVAHEEDDGLGPLPDGWEKRVQPDNRVYFVNHKNRTTQWEDPRTQGQEVSMLAEGPLPPGWEIRYTANGERFFVDHNNRKTTFEDPRPGAPKGAKGVYGVPKAYERSFRWKLSQFRYLCQSNALASHIKITLTRQTLFEDSYHQIMRLPAYELRRRLYIIFRGEEGLDYGGVSREWFFLLSHEVLNPMYCLFEYANKNNYSLQINPASYVNPDHLQYFKFIGRFIAMALYHGRFIYSGFTMPFYKRMLNKKLTTKDIETIDPEFYNSLIWVRDNNIDECGLELWFSVDFEVLGQIIHHELKDNGDKERVTEENKEEYISLMTEWRMTRGIEEQTKTFLDGFNEVVPLEWLKYFDERELELMLCGMQEIDVDDWQRNSIYRHYNRNSKQVVWFWQFVRETDNEKRARLLQFVTGTCRVPVGGFAELMGSNGPQRFCIEKVGKDTWLPRSHTCFNRLDLPPYKSYDQLVEKLNYAIEETEGFGQE; from the exons ATGGACGACGGTACCATCCATCAGCTGATTGTGATAA TCGAGCACGCCACCTTCCGGAGCAATGGCTTCCTGAAGCCCAACCCGTACGTCGAGTTTTCGATCGATGGCAAAACTTCACGCAAGACAGATATCAtcaaaaacaccaacacaccgaAATGGAACGAGCGGTTCACGAGCATCGTGTCGCCCGGCTCGGTGCTGCACTTTCGCGTCCTCGACCATTCGAGCTTCCGCAAGGATTCACTGCTCGGCCAGCAGACGGTCGAGCTGGCGGGCATTCTGCGACACTACAACGGTGTGCTCGAACTGCTCGAACTCAACATGGACCTGCTGATCGATGGGACGGGCTCGTCCAAAACGAGCGAACCGCGCCAGCCGGTCAAAGCGGGCGAGCTGGTGGTCGTGCTGGATGGTTTGAAGATCGATATGCGCCATTTGGGTGCGGGTGCGGGTGCAATGCGCGGCAATGAAACCGGTACCGGCAGCGGAATGGTCAACGTAAATGGG CTGTCGGGCGGACCTAGCGATTTGGCGCCGAACGGTGTGCACTATCACACGCTACGGAGCAGCATACTGAACGGCGGCATTCGGGCGCGAATGCGTTTGCGAGGCACCGGAGGTGGCAGCACATCGCAACAGCTGCAGCCGGCGTCATCATCCACCGGTGGCATGATGAATCATGCACTAGTACCGTCATCCTCGTCCTCATCGGCGGCCGTGCAGCACCACCAGTCGCAACACTCGCCTGCTTCCCACGCTAGCCAAAGCAACAATAACGCCACGTCCACGGCGTCCGATtgtgtgtcgtcgtcgttaAACGAGTTCAGTATAGCGGGCGGATCGTACGGCACCATGGGCAACGGTATCATGACGGCCGGTTCCTCCCCgaacggtggcggcggtggaggcAGCTCGTCGGGCGCCTCCTCGTCGACGGGCGCTATCCGACGGAGTGGCATCAACTGGGATCAGCAGAACGTTTCACCGGTGGCCTCGTCCACGGGATACCACGCTCGCCTCGGTCCAGTGTATTCGAACTCGTCGCAGGAAGGCCTCATCAACGGTGTACCGGGTGggggacacacaaacacggccATGTTGCCGGTCGCAGGTGGAAGTCCTGGCGGTGCAaataatggtggtggtgccgatATACCGATGCCGATGGGCGGGAGCTTAACCGATCAGCAGCTTATactgcagcatcagcaacagcagcagcaaaatccCATCGACGACGAACCGCTACCGGCCGGGTGGGAGATGCGGGTGGACAAGTTCGGCCGGCGCTACTACGTCGATCACAACACGCGCTCGACGTATTGGGAGAAGCCGCAGCCGCTACCGGCTGGCTGGGAGCAGCGGCGCGATCCCCGCGGCCGTGTGTACTACGTGGATCATaacacgcgcaccaccacctGGCAGCGGCCGAACAGCGAGCGGCTGATGCACTTCCAGCACTGGCAGGGCCAGCGGCAGCACATCATCTCGCAGGGCAATCAGCGGTTCCTCTACCCCCAGCACGCCCAGCAATCGAACTCGATCTCGGTGGCGCACGAAGAGGACGATGGGCTGGGACCGCTGCCGGACGGATGGGAAAAGCGCGTCCAGCCGGACAATCGGGTGTACTTTGTGAACCATAAAAACCGCACCACCCAGTGGGAAGACCCGCGGACGCAGGGCCAGGAGGTGAGCATGCTGGCGGAGGGTCCACTGCCGCCCGGCTGGGAGATTCGCTACACCGCCAACGGGGAGCGGTTCTTCGTGGATCACAACAATCGTAAAACGACGTTTGAGGATCCGCGACCCGGCGCACCGAAGGGCGCGAAGGGTGTGTACGGTGTGCCGAAGGCGTACGAGCGCTCCTTCCGCTGGAAACTGAGCCAGTTCCGGTATCTGTGTCAGAGCAATGCGCTCGCGTCCCACATCAAAATAACGCTCACGCGGCAAACGCTGTTCGAGGATTCGTACCACCAGATCATGCGGCTGCCGGCGTACGAGCTGAGGCGCAGGCTGTACATTATCTTCCGCGGCGAAGAGGGGCTCGACTACGGCGGTGTATCGCGCGAGTGGTTCTTCCTGCTGTCGCACGAAGTGCTCAACCCAATGTACTGCCTGTTTGAGTACGCGAACAAGAACAACTACAGCCTGCAGATCAATCCGGCCAGCTACGTAAATCCGGACCACCTGCAGTACTTCAAGTTCATTGGGCGGTTCATCGCGATGGCACTGTACCATGGGCGGTTCATCTATTCCGGCTTCACGATGCCGTTCTACAAGCGTATGCTGAACAAGAAGCTAACGACCAAAGACATCGAAACGATCGATCCGGAGTTTTACAACTCGCTCATCTGGGTGCGGGACAACAACATCGACGAGTGCGGGCTGGAGCTGTGGTTCAGCGTCGATTTCGAGGTGCTGGGACAGATCATCCATCACGAGCTGAAGGATAACGGTGACAAGGAGCGCGTGACGGAGGAGAACAAGGAAGAGTACATCTCGCTCATGACCGAGTGGCGAATGACGAG GGGTATCGAGGAGCAGACCAAAACCTTCCTGGATGGGTTTAACGAGGTGGTGCCGCTCGAATGGTTAAAGTACTTTGATGAGCGCGAGCTGGAGCTAATGCTGTGCGGCATGCAGGAGATCGATGTGGACGACTGGCAGCGCAATTCCATCTATCGGCATTACAATCGCAACAGCAAACAGGTCGTTTGGTTCTGGCAG TTTGTGCGGGAAACGGACAACGAAAAGCGGGCCCGCCTGTTGCAGTTCGTTACCGGCACCTGCCGCGTACCGGTCGGCGGGTTCGCCGAGCTGATGGGCTCGAACGGGCCGCAGCGCTTCTGCATCGAGAAGGTGGGCAAGGACACGTGGCTGCCCCGATCGCACACGTGCTTCAATCGGTTAGATCTACCACCGTACAAGAGCTACGATCAGCTGGTAGAGAAGCTAAACTATGCGATCGAAGAGACTGAAGGTTTCGGGCAGGAGTAA
- the LOC1280031 gene encoding ATP-dependent RNA helicase WM6 has protein sequence MADNEDLLDYEEEDQTEQVVAETTEQPKKDVKGTYVSIHSSGFRDFLLKPEILRAIVDCGFEHPSEVQHECIPQAVLGMDILCQAKSGMGKTAVFVLATLQQLEPTENVPYVLVMCHTRELAFQISKEYERFCKYMPTIKVAVFFGGLPIQKDEEVLKTTTPHIIVGTPGRVLALIRNKKLNLKNLKHFILDECDKMLEQLDMRRDVQEIFRNTPHGKQVMMFSATLSKEIRPVCKKFMQDPMEVYVDDETKLTLHGLQQHYVKLKENEKNKKLFELLDVLEFNQVVIFVKSVQRCMALAQLLTEQNFPAIGIHRGMVQEERLSRYQQFKDFQKRILVATNLFGRGMDIERVNIVFNYDMPEDSDTYLHRVARAGRFGTKGLAITFISDEADAKILNDVQDRFDVNINELPDEIDLSSYIEGR, from the exons ATGGCAGATAACGAGGATCTTTTAGATTATGAGGAGGAGGACCAGACCGAGCAGGTGGTGGCGGAGACCACGGAACAGCCGAAGAAGGACGTGAAGGGTACTTACGTATCGATTCACAGCTCCGGTTTCCGTGATTTTCTGCTGAAGCCTGAAATTCTGCGCGCCATTGTCGACTGTGGTTTTGAGCATCCCTCCGAAG TGCAACACGAATGTATCCCGCAGGCGGTGCTTGGTATGGACATTCTGTGCCAGGCCAAGTCCGGTATGGGAAAGACGGCCGTGTTTGTGCTTGCcacgctgcagcagctggaGCCGACCGAGAACGTGCCGTACGTGCTGGTCATGTGCCACACGCGCGAGCTCGCTTTCCAGATCAGCAAGGAGTACGAGCGGTTCTGCAAGTACATGCCCACCATCAAGGTGGCCGTGTTCTTTGGCGGGCTGCCGATCCAGAAGGATGAGGAAGTGCTGAAAACGACGACCCCGCACATCATCGTCGGAACACCGGGCCGCGTGCTGGCGCTCATCCGCAACAAGAAGCTGAACCTGAAGAACTTGAAACATTTCATCCTCGACGAGTGCGACAAAATGCTCGAACAGTTGG ATATGCGGCGCGACGTCCAGGAGATTTTCCGTAACACACCCCACGGAAAGCAAGTGATGATGTTCTCCGCCACGCTGAGCAAAGAAATTCGCCCAGTGTGCAAAAAGTTTATGCAAGAT CCCATGGAAGTGTATGTTGACGATGAAACCAAACTAACTCTGCACGGTTTACAGCAGCACTACGTTAAGCTGaaggaaaacgaaaagaaCAAGAAGCTCTTCGAGCTGCTCGATGTGTTGGAATTTAACCAG GTTGTAATCTTCGTGAAATCCGTGCAACGTTGCATGGCGCTGGCGCAGCTGCTAACCGAGCAGAACTTCCCCGCCATCGGTATCCACCGGGGCATGGTGCAGGAGGAGCGCTTGTCGCGGTACCAGCAGTTCAAGGATTTCCAGAAGCGCATCCTGGTCGCGACGAACCTGTTCGGCCGCGGTATGGATATCGAGCGTGTGAACATTGTGTTCAACTACGATATGCCGGAAGACTCCGACACCTACCTGCATCGGGTGGCCCGTGCTGGCCGTTTCGGTACCAAGGGTCTGGCCATTACCTTCATCTCGGACGAGGCGGACGCGAAGATTCTGAACGATGTGCAGGACCGATTCGATGTGAATATCAACGAGCTGCCGGACGAAATCGATCTCTCCTCGTACA ttGAAGGACGATAA
- the LOC1280032 gene encoding carnitine O-acetyltransferase encodes MNMTRLIQSRTIASPLGRVLTAASASSPAANASGKMCPTSQQNYATAAAGGAGPLALQRQPVPKLADTMQKLVRSIEPHVDGDTLAGTKRAVEKFTVPGGIGQKLQSLLEQRAAEKDNWLADWWLRCAYMEYRDPVIVYSSPGLVFPRASYKTLDEQLQYAAKMVSAALAYKMLIDGGKIKPEMMGKVPLDMSQYEKIFGTCRIPGKERDSVQYNPRSRHIVVACNNHYYRLPVFTAAGGIVSERQILAELKKIAAKEGNSRAAPLGILTANHRDSWAQAYETLMADATNRASVESIQQALFVLSIDRELPQKQGTDHIVTASDLLIHGGGSAANGGNRWYDKTIQLVVAPNGINGLTYEHSPAEGQPIAVMTDFLLEYIGSGKCLNTMDQAELSAGAVKLDFNVTPAVRSEIDQAAGFVDKLAADIQMDYLHFTDYGKGFIKTQRMSPDSYIQMAIQYAFYRLHHVPGAHYESAQNRMYLHGRTETIRSCSVESVAFARAMLEPKRDGRSKLEAMKAAINAHKAYVSMAIQGYGVDRHLLGLKLTAKENGLALPELYADQGLQKSAHMRLSTSQVASRYDAFMCYGPLTQDGYGCCYNPKEDDMWFGVSAFRSNKDTDLARFRVSLQEALREMYEVLVVYGEKPKGKL; translated from the coding sequence ATGAACATGACTCGCTTGATTCAATCGCGAACCATAGCTTCACCACTCGGGAGAGTTTTAACGGCCGCCAGTGCATCATCTCCAGCTGCAAACGCGTCAGGCAAAATGTGTCCAACGTCCCAGCAAAACTAcgcaactgctgctgccggcgggGCAGGACCGCTAGCGCTACAGCGCCAACCCGTCCCGAAGCTGGCCGACACGATGCAGAAGCTGGTAAGATCGATTGAACCGCACGTCGATGGGGATACGCTGGCCGGCACTAAGCGGGCAGTGGAGAAGTTTACCGTCCCTGGCGGGATCGGCCAGAAGCTCCAGAGTCTGCTGGAACAGCGCGCGGCCGAGAAGGACAACTGGCTTGCTGATTGGTGGCTGCGCTGTGCGTACATGGAGTACCGCGATCCGGTCATCGTATACTCCAGCCCTGGGCTCGTGTTTCCACGGGCCAGCTACAAAACGCTCGACGAGCAGTTGCAGTACGCGGCCAAGATGGTTTCCGCCGCCCTGGCCTACAAGATGCTGATCGACGGCGGTAAGATCAAGCCGGAAATGATGGGTAAGGTGCCGCTGGATATGTCGCAGTACGAGAAGATTTTCGGCACCTGTCGCATTCCGGGGAAGGAGCGTGATTCGGTACAGTACAATCCACGCTCTCGGCATATTGTGGTTGCGTGCAACAATCACTACTATCGGCTGCCGGTCTTCACTGCCGCTGGTGGGATCGTAAGCGAGCGGCAAATCCTTGCCGAGCTGAAGAAGATCGCCGCGAAGGAAGGGAATAGTCGGGCCGCTCCGCTCGGTATCCTCACGGCCAACCATCGGGACAGTTGGGCGCAGGCGTACGAAACGCTGATGGCCGACGCGACCAACCGAGCGTCGGTGGAATCCATCCAGCAGGCGCTTTTCGTGCTTTCGATCGATCGCGAGCTGCCGCAGAAGCAGGGCACCGATCACATCGTAACGGCAAGCGATCTGCTGATCCATGGCGGCGGTTCGGCTGCCAACGGTGGCAATCGATGGTACGACAAAACGATCCAGCTCGTTGTAGCACCGAACGGTATCAACGGGCTGACGTACGAACACTCTCCGGCCGAGGGACAACCGATCGCCGTGATGACGGACTTTCTGCTCGAGTACATCGGCAGCGGCAAGTGCCTCAATACGATGGATCAAGCCGAGCTGAGCGCGGGCGCGGTAAAGCTGGACTTTAACGTTACGCCGGCGGTACGGTCGGAAATCGACCAGGCCGCTGGGTTCGTGGACAAACTGGCGGCCGACATACAGATGGACTATCTGCACTTTACCGACTACGGCAAGGGCTTCATCAAAACGCAGCGCATGAGCCCGGACAGCTACATCCAGATGGCGATCCAGTACGCGTTCTATCGGCTGCATCACGTCCCGGGGGCACACTACGAGTCGGCCCAGAACCGGATGTACCTGCACGGCCGCACCGAGACGATCCGCTCCTGCTCGGTGGAATCGGTTGCGTTCGCGCGCGCCATGCTCGAGCCGAAGCGGGACGGGCGCTCCAAGCTGGAAGCGATGAAGGCTGCCATCAACGCCCACAAAGCGTACGTTTCGATGGCCATCCAGGGGTACGGAGTGGATCGGCATCTGCTCGGACTGAAGCTGACGGCGAAGGAGAACGGACTGGCCCTGCCGGAGCTGTACGCCGATCAGGGATTGCAGAAGAGTGCGCACATGCGCCTGTCCACCAGTCAGGTCGCGTCGCGGTACGACGCGTTCATGTGCTACGGACCGTTGACGCAGGACGGTTACGGATGCTGCTACAACCCGAAGGAGGACGACATGTGGTTCGGTGTGTCGGCGTTCCGGTCGAACAAGGACACGGATCTGGCACGGTTCCGCGTCAGCCTGCAGGAGGCGCTGCGTGAAATGTACGAAGTGTTGGTCGTTTACGGTGAGAAGCCTAAGGGCAAGCTGTAA
- the LOC1280033 gene encoding small ribosomal subunit protein uS14m yields the protein MSVVGFVSRFVTCGQNLAGYRLQQVRNKWADWRMIKDHKRRQCVVQHADARLRVNSLRKNTILPVELREIASKEIEAFPRDSSLVRVRERCAVTSRSRGIVHRWRVSRIVWRHLADYNKLSGVQRAMW from the exons ATGTCGGTGGTGGGTTTTGTATCCCGATTTGTAACGTGTGGCCAGAATTTGGCCGGCTATCGG CTCCAGCAAGTACGCAACAAATGGGCCGACTGGCGTATGATCAAGGACCACAAACGTCGCCAGTGCGTGGTGCAGCATGCCGACGCCCGGCTGCGCGTTAACTCACTCCGGAAGAACACGATCCTGCCGGTGGAACTGCGGGAAATTGCCAGCAAAGAGATTGAGGCGTTTCCGCGCGACTCCTCGCTGGTGCGGGTACGCGAACGGTGCGCAGTAACGTCACGCTCACGCGGTATCGTGCACCGGTGGCGCGTTAGCCGTATCGTTTGGCGTCATCTGGCCGACTACAACAAACTGTCCGGCGTTCAGCGAGCCATGTGGTAG